A single region of the Novosphingobium sp. genome encodes:
- a CDS encoding dihydrodipicolinate synthase family protein, whose amino-acid sequence MTELKGVLPILPTIFTGAGTIDEAGTRRVLDYIVASGAQGVVFPGLASEYDMLSREERLHLTAQIGIWLAGRIPFVVGASSENTEEAIAYAEAGAKAGAQAAMILTPKAYAGDLTAMTGFFADAHAGCGIAIMVQNAPAPMGIGMPLEQVAQLAKAVPGIRYVKEEAAPSGQRITKLSDLAGDALDAVFGGAGARYVIDEMVRGARGTMPACEVTEVHVRMLTAFDEGREKDARDLFERTLPLLSMQAVFRWRLTKAVLQRRGLIDSAFTRAPGPELDRYDHAELDALLARLGDLTSFDPARKVA is encoded by the coding sequence ATGACCGAACTCAAGGGGGTCCTGCCGATCCTGCCCACCATTTTCACCGGGGCAGGCACCATCGATGAAGCGGGAACGCGGCGCGTCCTCGACTACATCGTCGCCTCGGGCGCGCAGGGTGTGGTCTTTCCGGGCCTCGCCAGCGAATATGACATGCTCTCACGCGAGGAACGGCTGCATCTGACCGCCCAGATCGGCATATGGCTGGCCGGGCGCATTCCCTTCGTGGTCGGCGCCAGCAGCGAGAACACCGAAGAGGCCATCGCCTATGCCGAGGCAGGCGCGAAAGCCGGCGCGCAGGCGGCGATGATCCTGACGCCCAAGGCCTATGCCGGCGATCTGACGGCCATGACGGGCTTTTTCGCGGACGCCCATGCAGGCTGCGGCATCGCCATCATGGTGCAGAACGCGCCCGCCCCGATGGGCATCGGCATGCCGTTGGAGCAGGTCGCGCAATTGGCGAAAGCCGTGCCCGGCATCCGCTATGTGAAGGAAGAGGCAGCCCCCTCCGGCCAGCGCATCACAAAGCTGAGCGATCTGGCGGGCGATGCGCTGGATGCGGTGTTCGGCGGCGCGGGCGCGCGCTATGTGATCGACGAAATGGTGCGCGGCGCGCGCGGCACCATGCCCGCCTGCGAGGTGACCGAAGTGCATGTGCGTATGCTGACCGCCTTCGACGAGGGCCGCGAAAAGGACGCCCGCGATCTGTTCGAACGGACCCTGCCACTGCTCAGCATGCAGGCGGTCTTCCGCTGGCGGCTGACCAAGGCGGTGCTGCAGCGCCGGGGCCTGATCGACAGCGCCTTCACCCGCGCCCCCGGCCCCGAGCTGGACCGCTATGACCACGCCGAACTGGATGCGCTGCTGGCTCGGCTGGGCGACCTTACCTCTTTCGATCCGGCACGAAAGGTCGCATGA
- a CDS encoding TonB-dependent receptor, which produces MKGHVIRRVLVSSALVSAGWGAGVQAQDQTPPAATTAPQNAAQNQEIIVTGIRRSLGQARDIKRNAAQFVDAIVADDIGKLPDRNVAESLARVSGIQVDRGIGEGTSISVRGLRQNVYLFNGREIVDSTGRGGTGLDQLGSSTYGILALVPSELISRLEVTKLAGADEIAGGLGGVINISTRKPLDGPNQAALRGGASYDDLTKKPSYEMFGLVSRKFADDTLGVLLSASYGRRRLSQQGLDTFAGYTRFTDSAGASHFGLSDVRPEEIAETRTKFGLDGVVQWKPSSDVEVTLDSFYSKLISDRKRYWLSFNPLVGLSNATYSADNVLLSGRALGPVLTNTEYAKTKADTWSSALHGKFNVVDGIQSSAELSFNRSSSSYRQNYLRLQPRSGINPTVDFDLTKGDLGAYKISGVDLTDPSQLNFTILFDNLYRARTTATAARNDWDFKLGRGILDTLHVGARFQHLDNLTNPALADIRPTGGIAATQLGNYLQLRSNPDFASGDFAGLPRSYLTATDAITGGCGSWSAFPAVSQSAACLNPTNTTTALAGTYRIKENFYEGYGKLDFAVESVLDITGNIGVRYVHRELTSIGNLIASDGTATPTTFRRNDDEWLPSATAKAKLADGLLLRLGAAKVVAFPNTVDLNNGLTLFNTAVFSNGVQITPGTGNGGAPNLKPYKANQLDASMEYYFGKQALVSVGLFYKDVSTFIVSQQSAETYGGVNYLINRRVNGDGAKVKGVEALVQLPFYFLPRPFDGFGVMATYSFIDSSTPIRDVVGRVLAFPGLSKNNVNVVGYYEKGPVSLCVAYNWRDDYLVSLSAAGTGIYNDAYTDLSTTFRYDITKSLSVNLEANNILNEHQRTFDGTAEALHTNLFFGRMFKASVSVKF; this is translated from the coding sequence ATGAAAGGGCATGTGATTCGCCGGGTTCTGGTGTCGAGTGCGCTGGTCTCCGCAGGCTGGGGTGCCGGGGTGCAGGCGCAGGATCAAACGCCGCCCGCCGCAACCACGGCGCCGCAAAATGCTGCGCAAAATCAGGAGATCATCGTCACCGGCATCCGCCGCAGCCTTGGACAGGCCCGCGACATCAAGCGCAATGCCGCACAATTCGTCGACGCCATCGTCGCCGACGACATCGGCAAGCTGCCCGACCGCAATGTCGCTGAATCGCTGGCGCGTGTTTCGGGCATTCAGGTCGATCGCGGCATTGGCGAGGGCACCAGCATTTCGGTGCGCGGCCTGCGCCAGAACGTCTATCTGTTCAACGGGCGCGAGATCGTCGATTCCACCGGGCGCGGCGGCACGGGGCTCGATCAGCTTGGCAGCTCCACCTATGGTATTCTGGCGCTGGTGCCCTCGGAACTGATCTCCAGGCTGGAGGTCACCAAGCTGGCAGGCGCCGACGAAATCGCCGGAGGGCTGGGCGGCGTCATCAACATCTCGACCCGCAAGCCGCTCGACGGGCCCAATCAGGCCGCGCTGCGCGGTGGGGCCAGCTATGACGATCTGACCAAGAAGCCGAGTTACGAGATGTTCGGCCTCGTCTCGCGCAAATTTGCCGATGATACGCTGGGCGTGCTGCTGTCGGCCTCCTACGGGCGGCGGCGCCTGTCGCAGCAGGGGCTCGACACCTTTGCCGGATACACGCGCTTTACCGACAGCGCGGGGGCCTCGCATTTCGGCCTGTCCGATGTGCGGCCCGAGGAAATCGCCGAGACGCGCACCAAATTCGGCCTCGACGGCGTGGTGCAATGGAAGCCTTCGTCGGATGTCGAAGTGACGCTGGACAGTTTCTATTCCAAGCTGATTTCGGACCGCAAACGCTATTGGCTCTCCTTCAACCCGCTGGTCGGGCTGAGCAATGCCACCTATTCGGCTGACAATGTGCTGCTGTCAGGCCGGGCCCTGGGGCCGGTGCTGACCAACACCGAATATGCCAAGACCAAGGCCGACACCTGGTCCAGCGCGCTGCATGGCAAGTTCAATGTGGTGGACGGCATCCAGAGCAGCGCCGAGCTTTCCTTCAACCGCTCCTCCTCCAGCTATCGCCAGAATTATCTGCGCCTGCAGCCGCGCAGCGGGATCAACCCGACGGTGGATTTCGATCTGACCAAGGGCGATCTGGGCGCCTACAAGATCAGCGGCGTTGATCTGACCGATCCCTCGCAGCTCAACTTCACCATCCTGTTCGACAATCTCTATCGTGCGCGCACCACCGCGACGGCGGCACGCAATGACTGGGATTTCAAGCTGGGGCGCGGCATCCTCGACACGTTGCATGTCGGCGCGCGTTTCCAGCATCTCGACAATCTGACCAACCCGGCGCTGGCCGATATCCGCCCCACTGGCGGTATCGCCGCGACGCAGCTTGGCAACTACCTTCAACTGCGGTCCAACCCCGATTTTGCCAGCGGCGATTTCGCGGGGCTGCCGCGCAGCTATCTGACCGCCACCGATGCGATCACCGGCGGCTGCGGCAGCTGGAGCGCCTTTCCCGCCGTCTCGCAATCGGCGGCCTGCCTCAATCCCACCAACACCACCACGGCGCTGGCGGGCACCTACCGCATCAAGGAAAATTTCTACGAAGGCTATGGCAAGCTGGATTTCGCGGTGGAGAGTGTGCTCGACATCACCGGCAACATCGGCGTGCGCTATGTCCATCGCGAACTGACCTCGATCGGCAATCTGATCGCCAGCGACGGCACCGCCACGCCCACCACCTTCCGCCGCAATGACGATGAGTGGCTGCCTTCGGCCACGGCCAAGGCGAAGCTGGCCGATGGCCTGCTGCTGCGCCTGGGCGCGGCCAAGGTGGTGGCCTTCCCCAACACCGTCGATCTCAACAATGGCCTGACCCTGTTCAACACGGCGGTGTTTTCCAACGGGGTGCAGATCACGCCGGGCACCGGCAATGGCGGCGCGCCCAATCTCAAGCCCTACAAGGCCAATCAGCTCGACGCTTCCATGGAGTATTATTTCGGCAAGCAGGCGCTGGTGTCGGTGGGGCTGTTCTACAAGGATGTCTCGACCTTCATCGTCTCGCAGCAGAGCGCGGAAACCTATGGCGGGGTCAATTACCTCATCAACCGCCGGGTCAATGGGGATGGCGCCAAGGTGAAGGGCGTGGAGGCGCTGGTGCAGCTTCCCTTCTATTTCCTACCCCGGCCCTTCGACGGCTTTGGCGTCATGGCGACCTATTCCTTCATCGATTCCTCCACCCCGATCCGCGATGTGGTGGGGCGCGTGCTGGCTTTTCCGGGCCTGTCGAAGAACAATGTCAACGTCGTGGGCTATTACGAGAAGGGGCCGGTCAGCCTGTGCGTCGCCTACAACTGGCGCGACGATTATCTGGTCAGCCTGTCGGCGGCGGGCACGGGCATCTACAATGATGCCTACACCGATCTGTCGACGACCTTCCGTTACGACATCACCAAAAGCCTGTCGGTCAATCTGGAGGCGAACAACATCCTCAACGAACATCAGCGCACCTTTGATGGCACCGCCGAGGCCTTGCACACCAATCTGTTTTTCGGGCGTATGTTCAAGGCCAGTGTCAGCGTGAAGTTCTGA
- a CDS encoding SDR family oxidoreductase produces the protein MDNKELAGRVALVTGAASGIGAAIAARLRAAGARVAGLDLAVAEGTELSLVADLRADAALGEAMERLEATLGPVDLLVHAAAASVPGGVLETDPADYVDLYDVNVIGAVRLMRRLVPGMRERGGGSILLLSSINASFATPTLAAYAASKAALESLTRTAALDFAPYGIRVNAIAPASIDTPLLRASFDLHPDPVLARAENVLRHPLGRLGLPEEVAELALFLLSDRAGWITGAVHPIDGGARVTRR, from the coding sequence GTGGACAACAAGGAGTTGGCTGGCCGCGTGGCGCTGGTGACCGGGGCGGCAAGCGGGATCGGCGCGGCCATCGCCGCGCGGCTGCGGGCGGCAGGCGCACGCGTGGCGGGGCTGGATCTGGCCGTGGCTGAGGGCACGGAACTTTCCCTTGTCGCCGATCTGCGCGCGGACGCCGCGCTGGGCGAGGCCATGGAGCGGCTGGAGGCGACCTTGGGCCCGGTGGATCTGCTGGTCCATGCGGCGGCGGCCTCGGTGCCGGGCGGGGTGCTCGAGACCGATCCGGCGGATTATGTCGATCTCTATGACGTCAATGTGATCGGCGCGGTGCGGCTGATGCGCCGTCTGGTGCCGGGGATGCGCGAGAGGGGCGGGGGCTCGATCCTGCTGCTCTCCTCGATCAACGCCAGCTTTGCCACGCCGACGCTGGCGGCCTATGCGGCCTCCAAGGCGGCGCTGGAAAGCCTGACGCGCACGGCGGCGCTGGATTTCGCGCCTTACGGCATCCGCGTCAATGCCATTGCTCCAGCCTCGATCGACACGCCGCTGCTGCGCGCCTCCTTCGACCTGCATCCCGATCCTGTCCTCGCCCGCGCCGAGAATGTCCTGCGCCATCCGCTCGGTCGCCTTGGCCTGCCCGAGGAGGTTGCCGAACTCGCGCTGTTTCTCCTCTCGGACCGGGCGGGCTGGATCACTGGCGCGGTCCATCCCATCGATGGAGGCGCCCGTGTCACGCGTCGCTGA
- a CDS encoding 2-dehydro-3-deoxygalactonokinase, which produces MSRVAEQDIVGINWGSSNFRAYRIAADGSLIDDYAAPRGVAGLDRGGMAAMLRGLAERWPGHGPAYASGMIGSNIGWAEAPYADAPAGADDIAGSALSALIGETVVRIVPGVACRRAFDDAPDVMRGEEVELLGLVAMGHGDGVAALPGTHTKWVRLEGGRIVDFFTAMSGEIYDRLTGQGLLASIVEGEAREGEAFQAGVATGRLRRLGLGTLLFGARARVMRGDLPRGESASYIRGLLIGAEIADALDACPGLAEAPVPLIGNEPLSRLYAAALASVGVESRLVASRDACLRGFCALHERLVAAMR; this is translated from the coding sequence GTGTCACGCGTCGCTGAGCAAGACATTGTCGGCATCAATTGGGGCAGTTCGAACTTTCGCGCCTATCGCATCGCCGCCGATGGATCGCTGATCGACGATTATGCGGCCCCGCGCGGTGTGGCCGGGCTGGATCGCGGCGGCATGGCGGCCATGCTCCGGGGATTGGCAGAGCGCTGGCCCGGCCATGGGCCCGCCTATGCCTCGGGGATGATCGGATCGAACATCGGCTGGGCCGAGGCGCCTTACGCCGATGCTCCGGCGGGCGCGGACGACATTGCCGGATCCGCTTTGTCCGCGCTGATCGGGGAAACGGTGGTGCGGATCGTTCCCGGCGTGGCCTGCCGCCGTGCCTTCGACGATGCTCCCGATGTGATGCGCGGCGAAGAGGTCGAGCTGCTGGGGCTGGTCGCCATGGGGCATGGCGATGGCGTCGCTGCCCTGCCGGGCACGCATACCAAATGGGTGCGGCTGGAAGGCGGGCGGATCGTTGATTTCTTCACCGCCATGTCGGGCGAGATCTATGACCGGCTGACCGGGCAGGGCCTGCTCGCCTCGATCGTCGAGGGCGAAGCGAGGGAGGGCGAGGCGTTTCAGGCCGGTGTGGCGACCGGGCGATTGCGGCGGCTGGGGCTTGGCACATTGCTGTTTGGCGCGCGGGCGCGGGTCATGCGCGGCGATCTGCCGCGCGGTGAGAGCGCGTCCTACATTCGCGGCCTGCTGATCGGCGCGGAGATCGCCGATGCGCTCGATGCCTGCCCCGGTCTGGCCGAGGCGCCGGTACCGCTGATCGGCAATGAGCCCCTGTCGCGCCTTTATGCCGCCGCGCTGGCCTCGGTGGGTGTCGAGAGCCGTCTGGTGGCCTCGCGCGATGCCTGCCTGCGCGGCTTTTGTGCTCTCCATGAGAGGCTTGTTGCAGCGATGAGATGA
- a CDS encoding histidine-type phosphatase: MRGVLKSSMAALMALSMPASAAFAADAAPGWTLDRVVVVMRHGIRPPTKAMALPQGMEPAAWPTWDVGWGELSHHGEQAVALLGAFDRASYAPLLGNGCPAIHAVADTDQRTVRTAQVYVAALLPGCAVSVEHKGADESDPLFQPFESGATLLSPEQTLASANSVLPRGGAAALDRSLAPQWALIDRILACRTAPCIAAKPTTLSAGEGKVKLAGALGLGGSFSETLALEYADGKPMSEVGWGRASRAQITSLLALHAQEFAVTARPAAIARAGAARLLGAVASALSATDAPAFSLFVGHDGNLSLIGGALGLHWHATQFAPDDPPPGGALIFERWRNNGGRYRLTLRFRAQSLDEMRGLTPLAAEDVQPLPFAACQSEGCDGEGLRKALSPQ; encoded by the coding sequence ATGCGGGGCGTTCTGAAATCCTCGATGGCAGCGCTGATGGCGCTGTCGATGCCAGCCAGCGCCGCCTTTGCTGCCGATGCCGCTCCGGGCTGGACACTCGACCGCGTGGTGGTGGTGATGCGCCACGGCATTCGCCCGCCAACCAAGGCCATGGCCCTGCCGCAAGGCATGGAACCCGCAGCATGGCCCACTTGGGATGTGGGTTGGGGCGAACTCAGCCACCACGGCGAACAGGCCGTGGCCCTGCTGGGCGCCTTCGACCGGGCCAGCTATGCGCCGCTGCTGGGCAACGGTTGCCCCGCGATCCATGCCGTGGCGGATACCGATCAGCGCACTGTGCGCACCGCGCAGGTCTATGTCGCGGCGCTGCTGCCCGGCTGCGCGGTGAGCGTTGAACACAAGGGCGCCGATGAAAGCGACCCGCTGTTCCAGCCCTTTGAGAGCGGCGCCACCCTGCTCTCGCCCGAGCAGACTTTGGCCTCGGCCAACAGCGTGTTGCCGCGCGGCGGGGCTGCGGCGCTCGATCGCAGTCTGGCCCCGCAATGGGCGCTGATCGACCGCATTCTCGCCTGCAGGACCGCCCCCTGCATCGCCGCCAAACCCACCACGCTGAGCGCGGGCGAAGGCAAGGTGAAACTGGCGGGCGCGCTGGGTCTGGGCGGCAGCTTTTCCGAAACGCTGGCGCTGGAATATGCCGATGGCAAGCCGATGAGCGAGGTCGGCTGGGGCCGCGCCAGCCGCGCGCAGATCACCAGCCTGCTGGCCCTGCATGCGCAGGAGTTCGCGGTGACGGCGCGCCCGGCGGCCATCGCCCGCGCCGGTGCCGCCAGGCTGCTGGGCGCGGTGGCGAGCGCGCTTTCCGCCACCGATGCACCCGCCTTCAGCCTGTTTGTCGGCCATGACGGCAATCTGTCGCTGATCGGCGGCGCTTTGGGCCTGCACTGGCACGCGACCCAATTCGCTCCCGACGACCCGCCCCCCGGCGGCGCGCTGATCTTCGAGCGCTGGCGCAACAACGGGGGTCGCTATCGCCTGACGCTCCGCTTCCGCGCCCAGAGCCTCGACGAGATGCGAGGCCTCACCCCGCTGGCCGCAGAGGATGTGCAGCCCCTGCCTTTCGCCGCCTGTCAGAGCGAGGGATGCGATGGCGAAGGGCTGCGCAAGGCCCTGTCCCCGCAATAG